ACGGTAGCGCTGTTCGAGTTCTTCCAGGCTCAGGTGGGCGTGTAGGGCTATGGCTTTGCTTGGCATGAGTTATTATCTACATAGATTTGGTATAAAACCTTTCTCCCTCGAGGAGCTGCTGGCGCGGGTGCGGGCTTTGCTGCGGCGGGGGGGTACTACGCGCCAGACCGTGCTCGAGCGTGGCCCCCTGCGGATGGAGTTTGATAGCCGCAAGGTGTATTGGAATCAACGGCTGGTTTCACTCTCAGACAAAGAGTTTGCCCTGCTGGAGCGCCTGGCCCTGCACCCTGAACGGGTTTTTGGGGTGGACGAGCTGCTGGAGAAGTTGTTTCCCAACACCGAGTCGGGCCACCGGATTCTGCGGGTATATGTACATCGTTTAAGGGAGAAGTTAGGGGAGAATGTAATAGCCACCCTGCCCGGGGGCTATGTGCTGGGGGTCTAACAGGTGCGAGTGCTGCCGCGCAAAGCTGCCCAGGCCATCCCGCTGGCCCTGCCCAGAGCAAAAGGAGGGCTGTGGGGGGGCTTTCGCAGCCGTCTGATGCTTAGCATGTCGGCAGTGGTTTTGCTGACGGCTTTGCTGGTGGGGGGGGTGGGGTTTGTGCGCTTTCAGGATACTTTGAGCCGGGAAGCCAGACAGGATCTCGACTCCATAACCAATGCGGTAGAACAGGCCCTGATCATCACCCCTGAACGGGTCATGCTCGACCCGGGTCGCCTGCCCAGGCTGGTTGAACTGGGCAGCAGCCGGTTTCGGGTGATGCGGGGCGAGCAGGTGTTTCTGGAAATCGGCGGGCGTTTCCCTTTTGAAAGTTTAAACTGGCTCAAAACCGAACGCTTGCTCGAGCATGGGTTTGTGCTACAGGCTGCGCTCGATACCCGCAGCCAGAACGAAGCCTTGCGGGCTTTCTGGCGCACTGAGCTGCTGGCCCTGCCGCTTTCGCTGCTGCTGGCGCTGGTTGCAGCCTACCTGCTTGTTGGCTATCTGATGCGACCCATACGGCACCTAACCGAAGCCACCCGTGCCATCGCCCAGCAGCGGTTTCCCAAGCCCGTTCCGGTGCCGCCCGGCCAGGATGAGCTCTCCGATCTGGCCGAGAGTTTTAACCGCATGACCCGGGCGGTGGAAGGTTTTTTGGAGCGGGAGCGCAATTTCTCCCGTTACACCTCGCACGAGCTACGAACGCCGTTGGCGACTCTTCGTGTACAGGTAGAGGCCCTCGAGCAGGGGCTCTTGCCGCCGGAGGAGTCGCTGCCGGCCATCAAGGGCAGCCTGGAGCGTCTGGAGCGTCTGCTGGCCGGTTTGCTGGCCCTGACCCGCAGCCCCCAAAAAGACCCCGAGCCGCTTGATGTGGGCATAGCTTTACGCTCGGTGGTGCAAAGCCTTTCCAGCAAAGAACAGCAGCGCATTATTCTGGAAGGTGACCTGGGGGCTCAGGTGCTGGGTTATGGAGAGCTTTTGCAACAGGCCCTGGGCAACCTGCTCAGCAATGCGCTCAAGTTTAGTCAGGGGGAGGTGCAGGTCGAAGTCAGACAGGCGGACATGACCCATATTTTCATCCGTGATCGGGGGCCAGGGGTGCGCGAGGAAGACCTGCTGCGCCTGGGCAACCCCTTCCTGCGGCTTCAGCCCAGGGTGGAGGGAATGGGTTTGGGACTGGCTCTGGTTCGGCATATCGCTACCTTATTGGGGGGCAGGTTGGAGTTCCGTAACCGGCCAGGGGGTGGCCTCGAGGCCATCCTGAGCCTACCCGGACTCGAGGTGCGCCGTGGGTAGCCTTCGCATAGCCTTCTGGTTGTGGGTGGTACTGGTTTTGCTGCTATCCCCGGTATGGGCTGTCAGTGCCTCGGCCAGCAACCAGCCTGGGCTTGCCCCCGATCTCCCGACCCTGGTCCAGGGTAACGGAAAGGGTGGCGGCAACAGCAATAAGGGCGGCAACAGCGGTGGGAATGGTAACGGGAACGGCGGTGGTAACAGCGGCGGTTCCAGCGGCAAAAACAGCGATAACCCAGGGCCCAATCCCAACTCAAATGCCAACCCCAACCCCTCGAGCGCCCGTCAGCCCCGCAGCTACATGGGTCAGGTGACGGTGAGCGCAGGCGGCCAGGTTATCGCCGGCAATGTGCGTATTCAGAGCAACTCCCCCTGGCTGAGCCTGGCCATCCCGGGCATGTGGCTCGAGGCCAATGGGGTCTGGGAGGGTGAAGTGTTTGTTGCCACCGAAGTCAAACTGTACAGCCCCGTTCCCTGGGCCTTCTACCAGGGCCCGGGCAGTCTGGTGGGGGCTTCGCAGTACCCGTTTGTTTCGGCTTGGCTTTCTAACAACCGCTCCGATCCCTTTATGGCCCTGCAGGCCGCCAGCGAACAGGCTCAGGTGCGGGTGGTGGCCTACTTCGACGGAAGCAAATTCCGGGCCCTTCCGGCCAGTTTTCCTGTGCCTGCGGGACTCAAACCTGGCTGGTATGAGCTGATGGGTTCAATAGGGGCTCAGGGGCTGGTCTGGTCTTCGGTCAGGCCTTTTCCGTGATGGCAGTACATCAGTTTGTAACCGAAATACCTACCCTTATGTGAAGTGCTTGAACCGGAGAACGGTTTGCCCATCCACCCAGCAGCACGAACAGGCCGATGCCGATATGGACCCCACCTACAACGAGGCCGAGGGCCGGTACGATTTTGGCTACCCCGATCGACTAAGCTACGGCCCCTACTCCCGGCGCTACAGCAAAAAGGGGAACCCGGAAGGTAATTTTTCAACTTTCGTGTTGAGTGCCAAGAAGCCATACGAGCAATGGAATCCTGCTAGCGCAGTACCCCAGGCCGGGCCGCCTGTGCCTTGACTGAAACAGTACTGTATAGGGGAAATAGCGGTTGCCTGCTTGCGCTAAAGTACACTTTGAACATGCTTTATACCAGATTCGGTTAGTTCGTCACCGAACGGTGACGAACTAACCCGACCGAAGGGAGTGCTCTAGGATTCAAAAAGATAGCCTCTTAGC
The Meiothermus cerbereus DSM 11376 genome window above contains:
- a CDS encoding response regulator transcription factor, whose product is MSYYLHRFGIKPFSLEELLARVRALLRRGGTTRQTVLERGPLRMEFDSRKVYWNQRLVSLSDKEFALLERLALHPERVFGVDELLEKLFPNTESGHRILRVYVHRLREKLGENVIATLPGGYVLGV
- a CDS encoding sensor histidine kinase yields the protein MRVLPRKAAQAIPLALPRAKGGLWGGFRSRLMLSMSAVVLLTALLVGGVGFVRFQDTLSREARQDLDSITNAVEQALIITPERVMLDPGRLPRLVELGSSRFRVMRGEQVFLEIGGRFPFESLNWLKTERLLEHGFVLQAALDTRSQNEALRAFWRTELLALPLSLLLALVAAYLLVGYLMRPIRHLTEATRAIAQQRFPKPVPVPPGQDELSDLAESFNRMTRAVEGFLERERNFSRYTSHELRTPLATLRVQVEALEQGLLPPEESLPAIKGSLERLERLLAGLLALTRSPQKDPEPLDVGIALRSVVQSLSSKEQQRIILEGDLGAQVLGYGELLQQALGNLLSNALKFSQGEVQVEVRQADMTHIFIRDRGPGVREEDLLRLGNPFLRLQPRVEGMGLGLALVRHIATLLGGRLEFRNRPGGGLEAILSLPGLEVRRG